Below is a genomic region from Raphanus sativus cultivar WK10039 chromosome 4, ASM80110v3, whole genome shotgun sequence.
ccaagaaaagaaaagaaaaaatagttatGGTTTACTAATGCAAAGATAGGAGTGTTACAGAGAGCTTTACGCTCTTTTTGTGATCGTTTTGTCGCACAGGATGGGAGAATATGGAAAGAGAGAGTGTCGGCGTCCATGAGGAGACGAGGGGACTTGGCGATTGCTCAAGATGGAACGGATGTAGTAGAATCTGTGGGAACTAGCTGTGGTGGTCCTACAGAACCTGATGGCTCAATGGAAAAACTATCAGTGACTAGCCAATGCAATCCCAAGCGTCGATTCTTGCCTTCGCTCAGTGCACCAGAACGACACATGCTTAATATACTAGAAGAATGCAAAGCATCCGGTAATATCTAAGAACCAATGCTGGTCTACGCGCGCTCTTTTTTAATTCTGTGtaagaaacaaaaccaaatcatattGAATGTTAACATTGTAACTTGCATCACAAGCCACACAAGTTTCCTTCAGTTCCAAATTACCTTATCTGTGTTAAGAAAAAAGATTAAGTATTGGTCTCTCTCTTTTTACCTCCACTTAGTTAGAGGTATTGTGTTTGTATTCTGTCTCTGTTCTGCTCCCACCATGTCTTTGCATGCACTTCCCCAAACCGTTCCCGACTGCAAACAcccggtttggtttggttaacgTTTAGGGTTAAAAAAACGTTTAGGGTTTAAAAGCTAAAAAGGAACCGGTTATCTAGTTTAGTGATTGGATAGAGTTAACTTGGTGATCAAGTTATCATCTAAAAGAGTTAGGTTTACCTGAATTTGACACGGCGTAGTTCTCTGGTTCCGTCTGGTAACTGTCTAATGGTAATGTTAACCCCTGGCTCATCCTCTTCAACCCACTCTGCTTGCATCTCACTAGCGTTACTGATGGAAGGCGGTTCGTCCCTAGATGAGGTGGTGGCTCGTGCTGCGTCCATTGAAGGTCCATAAAAGTGATGTGGGATACTGCTTCCACCTGGAGGCCTGTAGTTGTTTCTTGGAGTCCAGTCTCTGCTTTCTCTTGCTGCTT
It encodes:
- the LOC108853931 gene encoding uncharacterized protein LOC108853931, with amino-acid sequence MVGIFSRFSVGRSGHRRTQSAIDMREALPQSITELVGSTHGIEVATEFKPVEHPIEPLDNDQPIQCPLPEPSILNDGRIWKERVSASMRRRGDLAIAQDGTDVVESVGTSCGGPTEPDGSMEKLSVTSQCNPKRRFLPSLSAPERHMLNILEECKASGNI